One Salvia splendens isolate huo1 chromosome 1, SspV2, whole genome shotgun sequence genomic window, tttatttgaatgtgtgttgtgtgtgtaggATGAGACCGGAGTTTACAAGAATTTGCTTCAGGAAACAGCCCACAGAGCCGGTTTAAAGCTGCCAGTTTACACCACGGTCCGGTCGGGGCCCGGACACGTGCCGGTCTTCACCAGCACGGTGGAGATCGCCGGAATGAGCTTCTCCGGCGACGCTGCCAAGAGCAAGAAGCAAGCGGAGAAGAATGCTGCGATTGCTGCTTGGTCCCAATTGAAACAAAGTACTGTATGCTTTTTTTTATTGCTCCTACTATTCCATTGCTGTGTAAATTgagaataaaattgaaattgttttTGTAGTGCCTTTGTCGGAACAAGAAAATGTGGGCGGCGGCGGTTCAAATTCCGGCAGAGTGATAAGAAGAAGAgataatcatcatcatcagcaacagcagcagcagcaaagTAGAGCGAGAATGCAGAGGCCTAGTATTATCCAAAGAGACAGCAACAACCTCCTTAATAAACGGCTGTGGAAGTTTCCGGAAGCTTCTTTAGAGACGGCTCAGAAACACAGcagctttctctctcttctccctccgccgccgccgcggaCGGCTTCCAAAATCCTGCCACCCTACTGGCCGCCCGGTTCCAAATCCGCAACGCTTGAAGAATCTCCTCCGCCGCAGTTCTTGGATGAGGATCACGAATGGATTAACAAGATTTGCGCCGCCATCAAAAAAGAGCCCGGCAGCTCGAGTTCGAGTTCGAGTTCGAGTTCGATTTATGGAGGGAAAATTGGAGGAGTCTACGGTCAATTTGGGGCAGAAATTGAGAGAAGAACAAACTTTTCAACTCCATCAACATGTCATGATCTGGAAATTGGATTGATCCCCAAATTCTCCGGAGCTCAGAGATTCGCGCCCGCGGTTCAAATTAGGTCTGTGATTCCGGTGTGTGCGGCTCCACCGGTCAGGCTGAGATCTGACCAATCGTTGCCACTGAAACAAGCAGCTCCAGCTCCTCCGCTGCCGTTGAAACAAGCAACTccagctccgccgccgccatcgTCGGAGTTAGTATTAGCTTCATCTTTGAGTAAGCTAGagttgtgaaaaaaaaatatgatgaATTTTCAAATCAAGTGTTGTAAGTTGAAGTGATTAAGACTTTAATCCCTCCTCTTTTTCGTGTTAATCAAGTAGATCGAGTGGTATTAGAAATATTGAAGTATCCAATTTTTGCAATCATATCTCGTTTACGGCAAAATGTTAGTAAAACTTAAAACTAATTGCCTGGCTATCGATTATATTTAGTAGTTGAGTTGAGTTTTGAAAAAGTGTGGAATTTGaaataatttgtaatttatgtaGTAGTTAGTATACGATAAAGGATGGATTAGTGTAGTGATTAGGGATAAGGAAAAGATGAAACAATAAATGAGAGGGAGAAGGGGCAGATGAGAAATTGAAGGGgggctgggctgggctgggACTGAGAGGCTCAGACAAATGCAGCGATAAACGCAACCCCATTTAATTTTGCACGTCACCGCAATTAATGGCGTCTGTCTGTCTTCACCAATTAATATAAAAGCAGCGAGCATTTCAGTTAGGtctctctctccatctctcctCTTTAAATGCTGCTGGCCTGAAGTTTGTATAtagt contains:
- the LOC121802652 gene encoding double-stranded RNA-binding protein 3-like, with the protein product MFKNQLQELAQRSCFNLPSYACVREGPDHAPRFKASVNFNGELFEGPTYSSTLRHAEHAAAEAALNSLSARGPSKSLTARVLDETGVYKNLLQETAHRAGLKLPVYTTVRSGPGHVPVFTSTVEIAGMSFSGDAAKSKKQAEKNAAIAAWSQLKQMPLSEQENVGGGGSNSGRVIRRRDNHHHQQQQQQQSRARMQRPSIIQRDSNNLLNKRLWKFPEASLETAQKHSSFLSLLPPPPPRTASKILPPYWPPGSKSATLEESPPPQFLDEDHEWINKICAAIKKEPGSSSSSSSSSSIYGGKIGGVYGQFGAEIERRTNFSTPSTCHDLEIGLIPKFSGAQRFAPAVQIRSVIPVCAAPPVRLRSDQSLPLKQAAPAPPLPLKQATPAPPPPSSELVLASSLSKLEL